The Anaerolineae bacterium genome window below encodes:
- a CDS encoding DUF521 domain-containing protein, giving the protein MLAGEQGPGVQRALEMVVALARIYGAARLVPIKSAQVAGVSYANIGDAGLEFLRQWADEGARARVPALLNPAGMDLRAWREMGTPEEFAAKQQAIVAAYARLGVQLTCTCAPYLLEESPRLGDHLAWSESSAVAYANSVLGARTNREGGPGALAAAIVGRTGDYGLHRDEARLPVEAYEVTAPLETAADWGALGAAIGRSCRGVPWIVLSGKAAESVSRLDPARLRDGLRSLGAAAAAAGSVALFHVAGLTAEARAGMVHPPDVHPASILSLEPVYGSLDGQATHLDLVATGCPHASLEQLEEVARYLERRRLTVPLWLMVGRAVADRARETGLAAKLEAAGARLVSDTCVVVAPLRSMGITAVATDSAKAACYLPCHQGVAVRFGTLERCLEAAVRGRWE; this is encoded by the coding sequence ATGCTGGCGGGCGAGCAGGGGCCGGGGGTGCAGCGCGCTCTGGAGATGGTGGTGGCGCTGGCGCGCATCTACGGCGCGGCCCGCCTGGTGCCTATCAAGAGTGCCCAGGTTGCCGGCGTCAGTTATGCCAACATAGGCGATGCCGGGCTGGAGTTCCTGCGCCAGTGGGCCGACGAAGGGGCACGCGCCCGTGTCCCCGCCCTGCTCAACCCGGCGGGCATGGACCTGCGCGCCTGGCGGGAGATGGGCACGCCGGAGGAGTTCGCCGCCAAGCAGCAGGCCATCGTCGCGGCCTACGCTCGCCTGGGTGTGCAGCTCACCTGCACCTGCGCTCCCTATCTGTTGGAGGAGAGTCCCCGCCTGGGCGACCACCTGGCGTGGAGCGAGTCTTCGGCGGTGGCCTACGCCAACTCCGTGCTCGGAGCCCGCACCAACCGCGAGGGCGGTCCGGGCGCGCTAGCCGCCGCCATTGTGGGCCGCACCGGCGACTACGGCCTGCACCGGGACGAGGCCCGCCTGCCGGTAGAGGCCTACGAGGTCACCGCCCCGCTGGAGACTGCCGCCGACTGGGGGGCCCTCGGAGCGGCGATCGGGCGAAGCTGCCGTGGGGTGCCCTGGATCGTCCTTTCGGGCAAGGCGGCCGAGTCCGTCTCCCGGCTCGACCCGGCCCGGCTGCGGGATGGCCTGCGCTCCCTGGGCGCCGCCGCCGCGGCCGCGGGGAGCGTGGCCCTCTTCCACGTCGCCGGCCTGACAGCCGAGGCTCGAGCCGGAATGGTGCATCCTCCGGACGTCCATCCGGCCTCCATTCTGTCGCTCGAGCCTGTCTATGGCTCCCTCGACGGGCAAGCTACTCACCTGGACCTGGTGGCCACCGGGTGCCCGCACGCCTCTCTGGAACAACTGGAGGAGGTGGCCCGCTACCTCGAGAGGCGCCGCCTGACCGTCCCTCTGTGGCTCATGGTAGGCAGGGCCGTGGCCGATCGCGCCCGGGAGACCGGTCTGGCGGCCAAGCTGGAAGCTGCCGGCGCCCGCTTGGTCTCCGATACCTGCGTGGTGGTAGCGCCCCTGAGGAGCATGGGAATCACCGCCGTGGCCACCGACTCGGCCAAGGCGGCCTGCTATCTGCCCTGCCACCAGGGGGTGGCGGTGCGCTTCGGGACCCTGGAGCGCTGCCTGGAGGCAGCCGTGCGGGGACGGTGGGAATGA
- a CDS encoding DUF126 domain-containing protein — MSRTLRGRAIKEGRAEGVALVSPEPIGFFGGVDPETGVVREKGHPLEGESIAGRVLVFPRGKGSTVGSYVIYALARNGVAPVGMVLEDCEPIVALGAIMADIPVVDGVNTEGIRTGDRIRIEGDRVTIG; from the coding sequence ATGAGCCGCACGCTTCGCGGTCGGGCAATCAAGGAGGGCAGGGCCGAGGGCGTCGCCCTGGTGTCGCCAGAGCCCATCGGCTTCTTCGGCGGGGTGGACCCGGAGACGGGGGTGGTGCGCGAGAAGGGGCATCCGCTAGAAGGGGAGAGCATCGCCGGCCGGGTGCTGGTCTTCCCTCGGGGCAAGGGCAGCACGGTGGGCTCCTACGTCATCTACGCCCTGGCGCGCAACGGAGTAGCGCCCGTCGGCATGGTCCTGGAGGACTGCGAGCCCATCGTGGCGCTGGGGGCCATCATGGCCGACATTCCGGTGGTGGACGGGGTTAACACCGAGGGTATCCGCACTGGCGACCGAATACGCATCGAGGGAGATAGGGTAACCATTGGCTGA
- a CDS encoding isopentenyl phosphate kinase family protein, with protein sequence MAELAFLKLGGSLITDKTRPLTARADIIARCAREIASAWERGLQLVVGHGSGSYGHAVARQYGTRQGVRGPEHWYGYARVADAARRLNCLVVQALLEEELPAVSVPPSATAWARAGELLRMDVETISALLSRGALPVVHGDVALDEEWGGTIVSTEQVLIYLAAPLRPARMVLAGAVAGVYSADPNLDPGATLYSQVTSANYEEVLRHLGGARGADVTGGMADKVRRMYDLAARQPGLTIQLVSGLQPGLLERTLLGRALDEGTRIER encoded by the coding sequence TTGGCTGAGCTGGCCTTCCTCAAGCTGGGCGGGTCCCTTATCACCGACAAGACCCGACCCCTCACCGCCCGCGCCGACATCATCGCCCGATGCGCCCGGGAGATCGCCTCCGCCTGGGAGCGGGGCCTGCAGCTGGTAGTGGGCCACGGATCGGGCTCCTACGGGCACGCCGTGGCCCGCCAGTACGGCACCCGCCAGGGCGTCCGCGGGCCGGAGCACTGGTACGGCTACGCCCGGGTAGCCGACGCCGCCCGCCGGCTCAACTGCCTGGTGGTTCAGGCCCTGCTCGAGGAGGAGCTGCCGGCTGTGTCCGTTCCTCCGTCGGCCACGGCGTGGGCCCGAGCGGGGGAATTGCTGCGCATGGACGTCGAGACCATATCCGCCCTCCTGAGTCGGGGGGCGCTGCCAGTGGTCCACGGGGATGTGGCTCTGGACGAGGAGTGGGGCGGGACCATCGTCTCCACCGAGCAGGTGTTGATCTATCTGGCCGCGCCACTGCGCCCGGCGCGCATGGTCCTGGCAGGCGCGGTAGCCGGTGTCTACAGCGCCGATCCCAACCTCGATCCCGGGGCCACTCTCTACTCCCAGGTGACGTCGGCCAACTACGAGGAGGTCCTGCGTCACCTGGGAGGGGCGCGCGGCGCCGACGTGACCGGCGGCATGGCCGACAAGGTGCGTCGGATGTACGACCTGGCCGCCCGCCAACCCGGCCTCACCATCCAGTTGGTGAGCGGCCTGCAGCCCGGCCTGCTCGAACGTACCCTCCTGGGGCGTGCTCTCGATGAAGGGACTAGGATAGAACGCTGA
- a CDS encoding sugar phosphate isomerase/epimerase, producing the protein MSSFRVPAYEALAKAADVGADGVQLRNERGELSPDELDAEGRRRLRQELGRLGLEISALCADYGRSYAQAKQLGWLVPSMKKVVDLANDLEVGVITTHIGVVPEDPDDPARAAMAEALSDVGGYAGERGVKLATETGPESPAALAQFLREVDSPGLAVNYDPANLVMNGFDHLAGVGILAPWIVHTHAKDAVRHPDGRKEEVPLGEGSVDFPTYLRALRQVGFDGYLTVEREVGDDPERDIRAAVSFLKGLDIR; encoded by the coding sequence ATGTCGTCTTTCCGTGTGCCCGCCTATGAGGCTCTAGCCAAGGCAGCCGATGTCGGAGCGGATGGGGTGCAGCTACGCAATGAGCGGGGCGAGCTATCGCCGGACGAGCTGGACGCCGAGGGCCGCCGCCGGCTGCGCCAGGAGCTAGGCCGGCTGGGGTTGGAGATCTCCGCACTGTGCGCCGACTATGGCAGGAGCTACGCCCAGGCCAAGCAGCTAGGATGGCTGGTCCCATCCATGAAGAAGGTGGTAGACCTGGCCAACGACCTGGAGGTGGGTGTCATCACCACCCACATCGGGGTGGTGCCTGAGGACCCTGACGATCCCGCTCGGGCCGCCATGGCGGAGGCCCTGAGCGACGTCGGCGGCTATGCTGGTGAGCGCGGCGTCAAGCTGGCCACGGAGACGGGCCCGGAGTCACCGGCGGCGCTGGCCCAGTTTCTGCGAGAGGTGGACAGCCCCGGCCTGGCGGTGAATTACGACCCGGCGAACCTGGTGATGAATGGCTTCGATCACCTGGCGGGTGTCGGGATCCTGGCTCCCTGGATCGTGCACACCCACGCCAAGGACGCCGTTCGACATCCGGACGGACGCAAGGAGGAGGTGCCACTGGGCGAGGGCAGCGTGGACTTCCCCACCTACCTGAGAGCCCTGCGCCAGGTGGGCTTCGACGGTTACTTGACGGTAGAGCGCGAGGTGGGCGACGACCCTGAGCGCGACATCCGCGCCGCCGTCAGCTTCCTGAAGGGGCTGGACATTCGATAG
- a CDS encoding mechanosensitive ion channel, with product MRGIAAWWLTTGLRITVILMVAGVTWYAVQTWLERLVMRVPFDSDDRRERARTLARAVRAVLGAVIVAAATLSILSALNIPVGPLLASAGITGLAIAVGSQALVRDFVAGVFILAEGQFSLGDVIRAAGVTGTVERITMRTVWLRDQQGQVHVVPNSAITVMSNLTREWSRGVLRLTFALDHDLREIQRALEAMADRLTLQEGLFGGFLEPPLVVGPVDFTAKAVSFELTVKVLPAQLHTLERRMRLVALEVVRERELSLV from the coding sequence ATGCGCGGCATAGCGGCCTGGTGGCTGACCACAGGGCTACGCATCACCGTCATCCTTATGGTCGCCGGAGTCACCTGGTACGCCGTGCAGACGTGGCTTGAGCGGCTGGTGATGCGGGTGCCGTTCGACTCGGACGACCGACGGGAACGGGCCCGCACGTTGGCACGGGCGGTTCGGGCGGTGCTGGGAGCAGTGATCGTCGCTGCTGCCACCCTGAGCATACTCAGCGCCCTGAACATCCCAGTCGGCCCTTTGCTCGCCAGTGCCGGCATCACCGGCTTGGCGATCGCGGTTGGTTCGCAGGCTCTGGTACGCGACTTCGTCGCCGGCGTCTTCATCCTGGCAGAGGGGCAGTTCTCCCTGGGCGATGTGATTCGCGCCGCTGGAGTCACGGGAACGGTGGAGCGCATCACCATGCGGACCGTCTGGCTGCGAGACCAGCAGGGCCAGGTGCACGTGGTGCCCAACAGCGCCATCACCGTGATGTCCAACCTGACGAGGGAGTGGTCTAGAGGGGTCTTGCGGCTGACCTTCGCCCTGGATCACGACTTACGCGAGATCCAGCGGGCGCTGGAGGCGATGGCCGACCGGCTCACCCTCCAGGAGGGACTGTTCGGCGGTTTCCTGGAGCCTCCGTTGGTAGTGGGTCCGGTGGATTTCACCGCCAAGGCGGTGTCCTTCGAGTTGACTGTCAAAGTTCTGCCGGCTCAGCTGCACACGCTGGAGCGGCGTATGCGGCTGGTGGCGCTGGAGGTGGTCCGGGAGCGGGAGTTGAGCCTGGTGTGA